The Styela clava chromosome 2, kaStyClav1.hap1.2, whole genome shotgun sequence genome contains a region encoding:
- the LOC120336088 gene encoding tryparedoxin-like, producing MSWKCNLLGDELVSKSGNIKSDDLNLNGEDVLGLYFSAHWCPPCKQFTPKLAQFYNKVNARGGKKFEVIFVSLDRDEKTFKGYYNDMPWHAIPFSSDLRNELAGKYGVKGIPSLLLFDSEGNQIKTKSGARQMVLTDPDGEGFPWKV from the exons ATGAGCTGGAAGTGTAACTTACTGGGTGATGAGTTGGTTTCCAAGAGTGGGAATATTAAGTCAGATGATTTGAATCTCAACGGTGAAGATGTTTTGGGACTGTACTTCAGTGCACACTGGTGTCCACCATGCAAACAATTCACCCCCAA ACTGGCGCAATTTTACAACAAAGTAAACGCTCGAGGAGGAAAAAAGTTTGAAGTGATCTTTGTTAGTCTGGATAGAGATGAGAAAACGTTTAAAGGATATTATAACGACATGCCTTGGCATGCGATTCCCTTCAGTAGTGATTTAAGG AACGAACTGGCTGGAAAATACGGAGTGAAAGGAATTCCAAGTTTGCTTTTATTCGATTCTGAAGGAAACCAGATTAAAACTAAGTCTGGTGCGAGACAGATGGTTCTGACTGACCCAGATG GTGAAGGGTTTCCATGGAAAGTATAG